One genomic region from Sulfuriflexus mobilis encodes:
- a CDS encoding LON peptidase substrate-binding domain-containing protein, translating into MTATGQTLEIPLFPLHTVLFPGGALPLRVFEPRYLDMVGDCLKTDSGFGVCLISEGKETGKAAESFEQGTLATISYWQQLPDGLLGVTVRGQQRFRILDHEVGKNQLTTARVELFENEPVVELPSRFEMLANMVRDMLQELGHPYTTLPKYYDQAGWVSYRLAELLPISLVQKQYFLQLDDPLERLERLSAILAEIDRS; encoded by the coding sequence ATGACAGCAACCGGACAAACATTGGAGATCCCGCTCTTCCCCTTGCACACGGTGTTATTCCCGGGTGGTGCCCTGCCGCTGCGCGTCTTTGAACCGCGTTATCTTGATATGGTGGGTGACTGTCTGAAGACCGACAGTGGTTTCGGTGTCTGCCTGATTAGTGAAGGCAAGGAGACCGGCAAGGCCGCGGAGAGTTTTGAACAGGGTACACTCGCCACCATTAGTTACTGGCAACAGTTACCGGATGGCCTGCTCGGTGTTACCGTGCGTGGCCAGCAACGTTTCCGGATTCTCGACCATGAAGTGGGCAAGAACCAACTCACCACCGCGCGGGTGGAGCTTTTTGAAAATGAGCCCGTGGTTGAACTTCCCTCGCGTTTTGAAATGCTGGCGAATATGGTCAGGGATATGTTGCAGGAGTTGGGGCACCCGTATACCACCTTGCCGAAATATTACGATCAGGCTGGCTGGGTCAGTTACCGCCTGGCCGAACTACTGCCAATTTCCCTGGTACAAAAGCAGTATTTCCTGCAACTCGATGACCCGCTTGAACGCCTCGAACGCCTGAGTGCCATCCTCGCCGAGATCGACCGTTCCTGA